From Mytilus galloprovincialis chromosome 9, xbMytGall1.hap1.1, whole genome shotgun sequence, the proteins below share one genomic window:
- the LOC143046023 gene encoding G protein-activated inward rectifier potassium channel 3-like isoform X2 — translation MIFYRLICSFSHPAVTPFHNRSVWIPIKVDQITRKEDFGIAKALASILKLIETVIMDTPFAEGPPNGRLPSTSDDADMMENENMETKIGSQESFTEFMAQSLPQKPGPVIHRRADRHYSKRMRRRLVYKNGEVNITQTNIRKRRRRYLADIFTTLVDIKWRYNLLLFALAFILSWLMFAVIWWLISFSHGDLENSSNKNWKPCVKEMYSFTSALLFSIETQHTIGYGARHTTEECPEAITVMMIQSCFGVICQAMMTGIVFAKLSRPKKRAETLMFSKNACICKQDGDLCLLIRVGDMRKSHLVEAHVRAVVIKRKITKEGEVLPLYQFDVDLGYDEGRDRLFLVWPVILVHKINEQSPFWEMAPEDLHREQFELIVILEGIVESTGMTTQARSSYLPGEILWGHRFERLVTFQKENGQYQIDFSRFHNTLPMDTPQYSAKELSEMSDRGHQNLAIDDDEEVTSVGSTKHDKFPSPYVIKRHGYAQTDFDYDEDDLISQESSVQSRQTNESETLL, via the exons ATGATTTTTTATAGG cttATATGTTCCTTCTCCCACCCTGCTGTAACCCCGTTCCACAACCGAAGTGTGTGGATACCTATCAAAGTGGATCAAATTACAAGAAAAGAAGATTTTGGCATAGCTAAGGCTTTGGCCAGCATTCTTAAGTTGATTGAAACCGTGATCATGGATACTCCTTTTGCAGAGGGGCCACCTAACGGGCGGCTACCGTCTACTTCAGATGATGCTGATATGATGGAAAATGAAAACATGGAGACAAAAATAGGCTCTCAGGAATCATTTACAGAGTTTATGGCTCAGAGCTTGCCACAAAAACCAGGCCCAGTGATTCATAGGAGGGCTGATCGTCATTATTCTAAACGAATGCGTCGAAGACTTGTTTACAAAAATGGTGAAGtaaatattacacaaacaaaTATAAGAAAACGTAGACGGCGATATTTAGCTGATATTTTCACAACGCTAGTCGACATTAAATGGAGATATAACTTGCTGTTGTTTGCTCTAGCTTTCATACTTAGTTGGTTAATGTTTGCTGTCATATGGTGGCTTATAAGTTTTTCACATGGGGATTTAGAAAACAGTAGCAATAAAAACTGGAAACCTTGTGTCAAGGAAATGTATTCATTTACGTCTGCATTACTGTTCTCTATAGAAACCCAACATACTATTGGATATGGTGCTCGTCACACAACAGAAGAATGTCCAGAAGCCATTACAGTCATGATGATTCAATCGTGTTTCGGTGTTATTTGTCAGGCAATGATGACAGGAATTGTTTTCGCTAAACTATCACGGCCTAAAAAGCGTGCTGAAACATTAATGTTTAGTAAAAATGCTTGTATATGCAAACAAGATGGAGATCTTTGTTTATTGATACGTGTCGGTGATATGAGAAAATCTCATTTAGTTGAAGCTCATGTCAGAGcagttgtgataaaaagaaaaataactaaaGAAGGTGAAGTTTTACCATTATACCAGTTTGATGTTGATTTAGGATATGATGAGGGGAGAGACCGACTCTTTCTTGTATGGCCAGTTATTCTTGTCCATAAAATCAATGAACAAAGTCCTTTTTGGGAGATGGCCCCAGAGGATTTACATAGAGAACAGTTTGAGCTTATTGTAATACTCGAGGGGATTGTGGAATCTACTGGAATGACAACACAAGCAAGGAGTTCTTATCTCCCTGGAGAAATTTTATGGGGACATAGGTTTGAAAGATTAGTAACCTTTCAAAAGGAGAATGGTCAATATCAAATAGACTTTTCAAGATTTCACAATACCTTGCCAATGGACACTCCACAGTATAGTGCAAAGGAATTATCAGAAATGAGTGATAGAGGTCATCAGAATCTGGCCATTGATGATGATGAAGAGGTGACCTCTGTGGGATCAACAAAACATGATAAGTTTCCAAGTCCCTATGTGATAAAAAGACATGGTTATGCACAAACTGACTTTGATTATGATGAAGATGATTTGATTTCACAAGAAAGTTCTGTTCAAAGTCGACAAACCAATGAATCAGAAACATTATTATGA
- the LOC143046023 gene encoding G protein-activated inward rectifier potassium channel 3-like isoform X1, with protein sequence MKNEDYLIHNCCIENQLICSFSHPAVTPFHNRSVWIPIKVDQITRKEDFGIAKALASILKLIETVIMDTPFAEGPPNGRLPSTSDDADMMENENMETKIGSQESFTEFMAQSLPQKPGPVIHRRADRHYSKRMRRRLVYKNGEVNITQTNIRKRRRRYLADIFTTLVDIKWRYNLLLFALAFILSWLMFAVIWWLISFSHGDLENSSNKNWKPCVKEMYSFTSALLFSIETQHTIGYGARHTTEECPEAITVMMIQSCFGVICQAMMTGIVFAKLSRPKKRAETLMFSKNACICKQDGDLCLLIRVGDMRKSHLVEAHVRAVVIKRKITKEGEVLPLYQFDVDLGYDEGRDRLFLVWPVILVHKINEQSPFWEMAPEDLHREQFELIVILEGIVESTGMTTQARSSYLPGEILWGHRFERLVTFQKENGQYQIDFSRFHNTLPMDTPQYSAKELSEMSDRGHQNLAIDDDEEVTSVGSTKHDKFPSPYVIKRHGYAQTDFDYDEDDLISQESSVQSRQTNESETLL encoded by the coding sequence cttATATGTTCCTTCTCCCACCCTGCTGTAACCCCGTTCCACAACCGAAGTGTGTGGATACCTATCAAAGTGGATCAAATTACAAGAAAAGAAGATTTTGGCATAGCTAAGGCTTTGGCCAGCATTCTTAAGTTGATTGAAACCGTGATCATGGATACTCCTTTTGCAGAGGGGCCACCTAACGGGCGGCTACCGTCTACTTCAGATGATGCTGATATGATGGAAAATGAAAACATGGAGACAAAAATAGGCTCTCAGGAATCATTTACAGAGTTTATGGCTCAGAGCTTGCCACAAAAACCAGGCCCAGTGATTCATAGGAGGGCTGATCGTCATTATTCTAAACGAATGCGTCGAAGACTTGTTTACAAAAATGGTGAAGtaaatattacacaaacaaaTATAAGAAAACGTAGACGGCGATATTTAGCTGATATTTTCACAACGCTAGTCGACATTAAATGGAGATATAACTTGCTGTTGTTTGCTCTAGCTTTCATACTTAGTTGGTTAATGTTTGCTGTCATATGGTGGCTTATAAGTTTTTCACATGGGGATTTAGAAAACAGTAGCAATAAAAACTGGAAACCTTGTGTCAAGGAAATGTATTCATTTACGTCTGCATTACTGTTCTCTATAGAAACCCAACATACTATTGGATATGGTGCTCGTCACACAACAGAAGAATGTCCAGAAGCCATTACAGTCATGATGATTCAATCGTGTTTCGGTGTTATTTGTCAGGCAATGATGACAGGAATTGTTTTCGCTAAACTATCACGGCCTAAAAAGCGTGCTGAAACATTAATGTTTAGTAAAAATGCTTGTATATGCAAACAAGATGGAGATCTTTGTTTATTGATACGTGTCGGTGATATGAGAAAATCTCATTTAGTTGAAGCTCATGTCAGAGcagttgtgataaaaagaaaaataactaaaGAAGGTGAAGTTTTACCATTATACCAGTTTGATGTTGATTTAGGATATGATGAGGGGAGAGACCGACTCTTTCTTGTATGGCCAGTTATTCTTGTCCATAAAATCAATGAACAAAGTCCTTTTTGGGAGATGGCCCCAGAGGATTTACATAGAGAACAGTTTGAGCTTATTGTAATACTCGAGGGGATTGTGGAATCTACTGGAATGACAACACAAGCAAGGAGTTCTTATCTCCCTGGAGAAATTTTATGGGGACATAGGTTTGAAAGATTAGTAACCTTTCAAAAGGAGAATGGTCAATATCAAATAGACTTTTCAAGATTTCACAATACCTTGCCAATGGACACTCCACAGTATAGTGCAAAGGAATTATCAGAAATGAGTGATAGAGGTCATCAGAATCTGGCCATTGATGATGATGAAGAGGTGACCTCTGTGGGATCAACAAAACATGATAAGTTTCCAAGTCCCTATGTGATAAAAAGACATGGTTATGCACAAACTGACTTTGATTATGATGAAGATGATTTGATTTCACAAGAAAGTTCTGTTCAAAGTCGACAAACCAATGAATCAGAAACATTATTATGA
- the LOC143046023 gene encoding G protein-activated inward rectifier potassium channel 3-like isoform X3 — protein MDTPFAEGPPNGRLPSTSDDADMMENENMETKIGSQESFTEFMAQSLPQKPGPVIHRRADRHYSKRMRRRLVYKNGEVNITQTNIRKRRRRYLADIFTTLVDIKWRYNLLLFALAFILSWLMFAVIWWLISFSHGDLENSSNKNWKPCVKEMYSFTSALLFSIETQHTIGYGARHTTEECPEAITVMMIQSCFGVICQAMMTGIVFAKLSRPKKRAETLMFSKNACICKQDGDLCLLIRVGDMRKSHLVEAHVRAVVIKRKITKEGEVLPLYQFDVDLGYDEGRDRLFLVWPVILVHKINEQSPFWEMAPEDLHREQFELIVILEGIVESTGMTTQARSSYLPGEILWGHRFERLVTFQKENGQYQIDFSRFHNTLPMDTPQYSAKELSEMSDRGHQNLAIDDDEEVTSVGSTKHDKFPSPYVIKRHGYAQTDFDYDEDDLISQESSVQSRQTNESETLL, from the coding sequence ATGGATACTCCTTTTGCAGAGGGGCCACCTAACGGGCGGCTACCGTCTACTTCAGATGATGCTGATATGATGGAAAATGAAAACATGGAGACAAAAATAGGCTCTCAGGAATCATTTACAGAGTTTATGGCTCAGAGCTTGCCACAAAAACCAGGCCCAGTGATTCATAGGAGGGCTGATCGTCATTATTCTAAACGAATGCGTCGAAGACTTGTTTACAAAAATGGTGAAGtaaatattacacaaacaaaTATAAGAAAACGTAGACGGCGATATTTAGCTGATATTTTCACAACGCTAGTCGACATTAAATGGAGATATAACTTGCTGTTGTTTGCTCTAGCTTTCATACTTAGTTGGTTAATGTTTGCTGTCATATGGTGGCTTATAAGTTTTTCACATGGGGATTTAGAAAACAGTAGCAATAAAAACTGGAAACCTTGTGTCAAGGAAATGTATTCATTTACGTCTGCATTACTGTTCTCTATAGAAACCCAACATACTATTGGATATGGTGCTCGTCACACAACAGAAGAATGTCCAGAAGCCATTACAGTCATGATGATTCAATCGTGTTTCGGTGTTATTTGTCAGGCAATGATGACAGGAATTGTTTTCGCTAAACTATCACGGCCTAAAAAGCGTGCTGAAACATTAATGTTTAGTAAAAATGCTTGTATATGCAAACAAGATGGAGATCTTTGTTTATTGATACGTGTCGGTGATATGAGAAAATCTCATTTAGTTGAAGCTCATGTCAGAGcagttgtgataaaaagaaaaataactaaaGAAGGTGAAGTTTTACCATTATACCAGTTTGATGTTGATTTAGGATATGATGAGGGGAGAGACCGACTCTTTCTTGTATGGCCAGTTATTCTTGTCCATAAAATCAATGAACAAAGTCCTTTTTGGGAGATGGCCCCAGAGGATTTACATAGAGAACAGTTTGAGCTTATTGTAATACTCGAGGGGATTGTGGAATCTACTGGAATGACAACACAAGCAAGGAGTTCTTATCTCCCTGGAGAAATTTTATGGGGACATAGGTTTGAAAGATTAGTAACCTTTCAAAAGGAGAATGGTCAATATCAAATAGACTTTTCAAGATTTCACAATACCTTGCCAATGGACACTCCACAGTATAGTGCAAAGGAATTATCAGAAATGAGTGATAGAGGTCATCAGAATCTGGCCATTGATGATGATGAAGAGGTGACCTCTGTGGGATCAACAAAACATGATAAGTTTCCAAGTCCCTATGTGATAAAAAGACATGGTTATGCACAAACTGACTTTGATTATGATGAAGATGATTTGATTTCACAAGAAAGTTCTGTTCAAAGTCGACAAACCAATGAATCAGAAACATTATTATGA